A window from Musa acuminata AAA Group cultivar baxijiao chromosome BXJ3-10, Cavendish_Baxijiao_AAA, whole genome shotgun sequence encodes these proteins:
- the LOC135651963 gene encoding uncharacterized protein LOC135651963: MAETSKKRPLPPDEFDSPPPPEQRRARFPKGKKAKRGSEDLPFHGDGGDGNWMDPQLAAKERAKRRNQTRENEVLGDQVDVFSGEIQYEDNVNFEDDGIQIEPFNLKQEREEGYFDANGNFVEYTRQNEIKDAWLDNVEVDTRFVGKFQPKSTAEEVYEDLSSDDIGKIKRRIADALQPGETIIQALKRLKGTSTDKKAKMLDATKQIFDQLTEDAMKLMENGDYNVYYEEQETFAREAEGYERLTRAKADTTGTKGIISESDCVEDIFSDGMQHGEQKSEIWDIHPRPSAVNVSVQQASPDDSGDKIDMFGDEENANENLPVPSAEQADQPTSGSLGSSQDLGSGAVSHGGDGNDYVYDETSGYYYSSSLGYYYDPTSGMYCCGATGTWYTFDEHSGTYTEIQSSTTES, translated from the exons ATGGCAGAGACGTCCAAGAAGCGACCGCTTCCCCCAGACGAATTCgactcgccgccgccgccgga GCAGAGGCGGGCTAGGTTTCCTAAGGGTAAGAAAGCGAAGAGGGGCAGCGAAGACCTCCCCTTCCATGGGGACGGCGGAGACGGCAACTGGATGGACCCGCAGCTCGCTGCCAAGGAGCGCGCCAAGCGTCGCAACCAGACGCGGGAGAACGAGGTCTTAGGTGACCAGGTGGATGTCTTCTCGGGCGAAATCCAGTACGAG GATAATGTCAACTTTGAGGATGATGGGATTCAAATAGAACCATTTAATTTGAagcaagagagagaagaaggtTACTTTGATGCAAATGGAAATTTTGTTGAATACACTAGACAAAATGAAATTAAG GATGCATGGCTAGATAATGTCGAAGTTGATACAAGATTTGTGGGAAAGTTTCAGCCAAAAAGTACTGCAGAGGAGGTATATGAGGATCTTTCTTCAGATGATATagggaaaataaaaagaagaatagCTGATGCACTTCAGCCAGGAGAAACG ATAATACAAGCTTTGAAAAGGTTGAAAGGAACTTCCACTGACAAGAAAGCAAAGATGTTGGATGCCACAAAACAGATATTTGATCAACTCACTGAAGATGCCATGAAACTCATGGAGAATGGAGATTACA ATGTTTACTATGAAGAACAGGAGACCTTTGCGCGGGAAGCAG AAGGATATGAGCGATTAACTCGTGCAAAAGCTGATACGACTGGTACAAAAGGCATCATTTCTGAATCAGATTGTGTGGAGGATATATTTTCTGATGGTATGCAACATGGAGAACAAAAATCAGAGATATGGGACATACATCCTAGACCTTCGGCAGTTAATGTCTCTGTTCAACAAGCATCACCCGATGATAGTGGTGACAAAATTGACATGTTTGGGGATGAAGAAAATGCCAACGAGAATCTACCTGTCCCCAGTGCTGAGCAGGCTGATCAACCTACTTCAGGAAGCTTGGGTTCTTCCCAAGACCTGGGCTctggag CTGTCAGTCATGGAGGGGATGGAAATGATTATGTATATGACGAAACATCCGG TTACTATTACAGCAGCAGCTTGGGCTATTATTATGATCCTACTTCGGGAATGTACTGCTGTGGTGCAACAGGGACATG GTACACATTTGATGAGCATAGCGGCACCTACACTGAAATTCAGAGTTCCACAACCGAGAGTTGA